The Streptomyces phaeolivaceus genome has a window encoding:
- a CDS encoding helix-turn-helix domain-containing protein — MREVTGDGGGASGQTTSWTRATLGRPDRPLDLLTARFDRHRYAPHTHEEFSIGICVLGASCIDYRGGGLRVGEGSIVVLAPGEVHTGESAYGTYAYRALYPAPALLTDGVLGGTPHFRDPLLHDPELAAALRTAHTELSTCPDPLEAESRLPWLLTALARRHSTSRATPDTLPGANTIALAVRDRLADELTTPPSLADLATDLGLSRYQLLRAFRTTMGMPPYAWLAQHRVSRARGLLEAGGRPAEVAGQVGFADQAHMTRWFRKVLGVTPAAYRNSVQDVHR, encoded by the coding sequence GTGCGTGAGGTGACCGGCGACGGCGGAGGAGCAAGCGGACAGACCACCAGCTGGACCCGGGCCACCCTCGGGCGCCCCGACCGCCCCCTCGACCTCCTCACCGCCCGCTTCGACCGCCACCGCTACGCTCCGCACACCCACGAGGAATTCAGCATCGGCATCTGCGTCCTCGGCGCCTCGTGCATCGACTACCGGGGCGGTGGCCTCAGGGTCGGGGAGGGCTCGATCGTCGTCCTGGCCCCCGGCGAGGTCCACACCGGCGAGTCGGCCTACGGCACCTACGCCTACCGCGCCCTCTACCCGGCCCCCGCCCTCCTCACCGACGGCGTCCTCGGCGGCACCCCGCACTTCCGCGACCCCCTCCTCCACGACCCCGAACTCGCCGCCGCGCTCCGCACCGCCCACACCGAGCTGAGCACCTGCCCCGACCCCCTGGAGGCCGAGTCCCGCCTCCCCTGGCTGCTCACGGCCCTGGCCCGCCGCCACTCCACGTCCCGCGCGACCCCCGACACACTCCCCGGCGCGAACACCATCGCCCTGGCCGTACGCGACCGCCTCGCCGACGAGCTCACCACCCCACCCTCCCTCGCCGACCTCGCAACCGACCTGGGCCTCTCCCGCTACCAACTCCTCCGGGCCTTCCGTACGACCATGGGCATGCCCCCGTACGCCTGGCTGGCCCAGCACCGGGTGAGCCGGGCCCGGGGCCTGCTGGAAGCGGGCGGCCGTCCGGCGGAGGTGGCAGGCCAGGTGGGCTTCGCCGACCAGGCGCACATGACGCGCTGGTTCAGGAAGGTGCTGGGGGTGACCCCGGCGGCGTACCGCAACAGCGTTCAAGACGTACACCGCTGA
- a CDS encoding immunity 49 family protein — protein sequence MVIHIPRHDFPVDNVAEAMAPIVQSNDEALAELETSEFDRFDALDYSLTVAKWNCLTDPSGEEFSTWETWVTAMQVGSGLFISGAAAEGPVPCRIGGKGEIKNLPATGPQEYLHAGNWLTTYYLAVICRENERLDQLARVPVSFLRASGVEFDEYIYAWVETLQNAWFGRPETWNTLAAAIDGTDPEAPHIASAELMLKILYPPLEIFHRYQRQEPEPFNTALAEALTWHREYWTENETRSKSSEGLVALAPLAVACMAFDADIPVDVESAYLPKHLLERSWVGEFPT from the coding sequence GTGGTCATCCATATTCCCCGTCACGACTTCCCCGTGGACAACGTGGCCGAAGCCATGGCGCCGATCGTCCAAAGCAACGACGAAGCACTTGCTGAACTCGAAACATCAGAGTTCGACCGCTTCGACGCCTTGGACTATTCACTGACTGTCGCCAAATGGAACTGCCTGACGGATCCCTCGGGCGAGGAATTTTCGACGTGGGAGACCTGGGTCACCGCGATGCAGGTCGGATCGGGCCTGTTCATCTCTGGAGCGGCTGCGGAAGGCCCTGTCCCATGCCGTATCGGAGGAAAAGGTGAGATCAAGAACCTTCCGGCAACCGGCCCGCAGGAATATCTGCACGCCGGCAACTGGCTCACCACGTACTACTTGGCGGTGATCTGCCGGGAGAACGAGCGTCTCGACCAACTCGCCCGTGTACCCGTCTCCTTCCTGCGCGCATCAGGTGTGGAGTTCGACGAGTACATCTACGCCTGGGTGGAGACCCTGCAAAATGCCTGGTTCGGCCGCCCGGAAACCTGGAACACCCTGGCCGCCGCGATTGACGGGACGGACCCCGAAGCCCCCCACATCGCCAGTGCCGAACTGATGCTGAAAATTCTCTACCCGCCGCTGGAGATCTTCCACCGCTACCAGCGGCAGGAGCCGGAGCCGTTCAACACCGCTCTTGCGGAAGCACTCACCTGGCATCGCGAGTACTGGACCGAGAACGAGACACGGTCGAAGAGCAGCGAAGGCCTGGTGGCTCTGGCCCCATTGGCCGTCGCCTGCATGGCGTTCGACGCGGACATCCCGGTCGACGTCGAATCCGCGTACCTGCCCAAGCACCTCCTCGAACGTTCCTGGGTGGGCGAGTTCCCGACGTGA
- a CDS encoding DUF4011 domain-containing protein: MTNSGDFGGSQELDRLKAMLENWRTSLVDLSGRNRLLNFRHTKSATLEISTPSAQDLVEGLARGWDFAPLPDEEPEVGEGTRPGDVLLAKKGDRGDGIVTQKATAPSLLRALNSLRAKATQIFNDYGLWTLNLGVGMLRWREDGAETGSDAPLVLMPVVIERARNGRIRLRASDDEEPRLNPALKVKLEQFHIDWTSVGEQDPSDLRAVLSAAARAVAGKAGWQISDRVVLALFASHKESMYQDLLDNEDRVLGSDLVRAMALGPNSGLASDRFDFEAIELDRIDELSPPEDSPLVLDADASQRQAVAAAVAGRSFVLDGPPGTGKSQTITNMIAGLMHAGRSVLFVSEKAAALDVVLDRLKSVGLDSYALALHSHNTSRKAVAQELGRVLAEEPRAPQLSQQTLAQARELRLALSAYAEAMNEVRVNRPGFGRDLRLWL; encoded by the coding sequence GTGACGAACTCGGGTGACTTCGGGGGCAGCCAGGAGCTCGACCGCCTCAAGGCGATGCTTGAGAACTGGCGCACCTCTCTGGTGGACCTGAGCGGGCGTAATCGGCTGCTCAATTTTCGCCACACCAAGTCGGCGACACTTGAGATCTCGACCCCGTCCGCACAGGACCTCGTCGAGGGCCTGGCTCGCGGCTGGGACTTCGCGCCGCTCCCGGACGAGGAACCGGAGGTCGGCGAGGGTACGCGACCCGGCGATGTGCTCCTCGCCAAGAAGGGCGACCGCGGCGACGGAATCGTCACCCAGAAGGCCACCGCGCCTTCTCTCCTGCGTGCGTTGAACAGCCTTCGCGCCAAGGCGACCCAGATCTTCAACGACTACGGCCTGTGGACCCTGAACCTTGGCGTCGGCATGCTCCGCTGGCGTGAGGACGGAGCCGAGACGGGCAGCGACGCCCCCCTGGTCCTGATGCCGGTGGTCATCGAGCGTGCGCGCAACGGCCGGATCCGCCTCAGGGCGAGCGACGACGAGGAACCGCGCCTCAACCCGGCCCTGAAGGTGAAGCTGGAGCAATTCCATATCGACTGGACGTCGGTTGGCGAACAGGACCCCTCGGACCTGCGGGCCGTGCTCTCCGCTGCGGCTCGCGCGGTGGCGGGCAAGGCCGGATGGCAGATCTCCGACCGTGTGGTGCTCGCACTCTTCGCCTCCCACAAGGAGTCGATGTATCAGGATCTGCTGGACAACGAGGACCGCGTCCTCGGCAGTGATTTGGTAAGGGCGATGGCTCTCGGGCCGAACTCCGGACTCGCCTCCGACCGTTTCGACTTCGAGGCGATCGAGCTGGACCGGATCGACGAACTGAGCCCGCCCGAGGACAGTCCGCTGGTGCTCGACGCCGACGCCTCGCAGCGGCAGGCCGTCGCCGCGGCCGTGGCCGGACGGTCGTTCGTCCTGGACGGCCCGCCGGGCACCGGCAAGAGCCAGACGATCACGAACATGATCGCCGGTCTGATGCACGCGGGCCGCAGTGTGTTGTTCGTCAGTGAGAAGGCGGCGGCCCTCGACGTCGTTCTCGACCGGCTGAAGTCGGTCGGACTCGACTCGTACGCCCTTGCCCTGCACAGCCACAACACCAGCCGCAAGGCAGTGGCCCAGGAACTGGGGCGGGTGCTCGCGGAGGAGCCGCGCGCCCCGCAGCTGTCACAGCAGACCCTGGCCCAGGCCAGGGAACTGCGCCTCGCGCTCAGCGCCTACGCCGAAGCGATGAACGAGGTCCGAGTGAACCGCCCCGGGTTCGGTAGAGATCTCAGATTGTGGTTGTGA
- a CDS encoding RNB domain-containing ribonuclease codes for MPRRHLHVTGAAEAPLRAALRALRTELAVPDAFPLQVLVEAEHAAKAPRLPSYDATDLPLFTIDPPTSTDLDQAMHLSRRPGSGSASGAGPGGYRVRYAIADVAAFVTPGSALDAEAHRRVSTLYFPDGKVPLHPACLSEGAASLLPAHTCPAVLWTLDLDADGRTESVDVRRALVRSRAKLNYAGVQKEIDAGTAEEPLALLKEIGQLRERLEVERGGISLTIPEQEITEHADGETGGGTYELTYRAPLPADGWNAQISLLTGMAAADLMLAHGNGVLRTLPAAPDGAVGRLRRTAEALRIDWPHHVSYARLIRSLDPHDPRHAAFLQECTTLLRGAHYTPFRDGDLPTITTHSAVAAPYTHCTAPLRRLVDRYASEICLAAVAGTPTPDWVLAAFDTLPDEMTEGGRRAGRVERECVDLVEAALLRDRVGEVFEGFVVDVEDVEDVEDANEDQPVTGTVQLESPAVVGRVTGTPGTPLPLGERLRVRLTQSEPGAAKVRFVPVVPVDPVDPA; via the coding sequence ATGCCCCGCCGCCATCTCCATGTCACGGGCGCCGCCGAGGCTCCCCTGCGGGCGGCCCTGCGCGCACTGCGCACGGAACTCGCCGTGCCCGACGCCTTCCCCCTCCAGGTCCTCGTCGAGGCGGAGCACGCCGCGAAGGCGCCGCGCCTGCCGTCGTACGACGCCACGGACCTCCCCCTCTTCACCATCGACCCGCCCACCTCCACGGACCTCGACCAGGCCATGCACCTCTCGCGCCGACCGGGCAGCGGCTCGGCCTCGGGCGCGGGCCCCGGTGGCTACCGCGTCCGGTACGCCATCGCCGACGTCGCCGCCTTCGTCACCCCCGGCAGCGCCCTGGACGCCGAGGCCCACCGCCGGGTGAGCACCCTCTACTTCCCCGACGGCAAGGTCCCCCTCCACCCGGCCTGCCTCTCCGAGGGCGCCGCCAGCCTCCTCCCGGCCCACACCTGCCCGGCGGTCCTGTGGACGCTGGACCTCGACGCGGACGGCCGTACCGAGAGCGTCGACGTCCGCCGGGCCCTGGTCCGCAGCCGCGCCAAGCTGAACTACGCCGGCGTACAGAAGGAGATCGACGCGGGCACCGCCGAGGAACCCCTCGCCCTGCTGAAGGAGATCGGTCAGCTGCGCGAGCGCCTCGAAGTCGAACGCGGCGGCATCTCCCTCACCATCCCCGAGCAGGAGATCACCGAGCACGCAGATGGTGAGACTGGTGGCGGCACCTACGAGCTGACCTACCGCGCCCCGCTCCCCGCCGACGGCTGGAACGCCCAGATCTCCCTCCTCACCGGCATGGCCGCGGCCGATCTGATGCTGGCCCACGGCAACGGCGTCCTGCGCACGCTCCCTGCCGCTCCGGACGGCGCGGTGGGCCGCCTGCGCCGTACCGCCGAGGCCCTGCGGATCGACTGGCCGCACCACGTCTCGTACGCGCGACTGATCCGCTCCCTCGACCCGCACGACCCCCGCCACGCGGCCTTCCTCCAGGAGTGCACGACGCTGCTGCGCGGCGCGCACTACACCCCGTTCCGCGACGGCGACCTCCCGACGATCACCACCCACTCGGCGGTCGCCGCCCCCTACACCCACTGCACGGCCCCACTCCGCCGCCTCGTGGACCGCTACGCCTCGGAGATCTGCCTCGCGGCGGTGGCCGGCACCCCGACGCCCGACTGGGTCCTGGCGGCCTTCGACACCCTCCCCGACGAGATGACCGAGGGCGGCCGACGGGCCGGACGCGTCGAGCGCGAGTGTGTGGACCTGGTCGAGGCGGCGCTGCTCAGGGACCGGGTGGGTGAGGTCTTCGAGGGATTCGTGGTGGACGTGGAGGACGTGGAGGACGTGGAGGATGCCAACGAAGATCAACCCGTCACAGGAACCGTGCAGTTGGAGTCCCCGGCGGTCGTCGGCCGCGTGACGGGAACCCCCGGCACCCCGCTGCCGCTGGGGGAGCGTCTGCGCGTACGGCTCACACAGTCCGAGCCGGGAGCGGCGAAGGTACGGTTCGTTCCGGTCGTTCCGGTCGATCCGGTCGATCCGGCATGA
- a CDS encoding Uma2 family endonuclease, which yields MTAVARKQLRPFVQAEVLLEGFFALRTPEGLRAELIEGEIVVTPPSDGDHEDCVGLIVSQVIKRSRTDMQFSGNKGLKLGKADRCPQDYVIPDGTFAAQSLRLYRGADTWMPCQGVSMVLEVTSTKPEMDREVKRRCYARGGIPLYLLIDRDMSEVKLLSDPRDDDYRQRCTVPFGKPLPLPEPFAFDLETADFI from the coding sequence ATGACCGCAGTGGCCCGCAAGCAGCTCAGGCCGTTCGTCCAGGCGGAGGTCCTGCTGGAGGGTTTCTTCGCCCTGCGCACCCCGGAGGGGCTCCGGGCAGAACTGATCGAGGGGGAGATCGTGGTGACGCCACCATCGGACGGGGACCACGAGGACTGTGTCGGCTTGATCGTGAGCCAGGTGATCAAGCGGTCCCGGACCGACATGCAGTTCTCCGGTAACAAAGGGCTGAAGCTGGGGAAGGCGGACAGATGCCCGCAGGACTACGTGATCCCGGACGGCACTTTCGCGGCCCAGTCGCTGCGGCTCTACCGGGGAGCGGACACCTGGATGCCTTGTCAGGGCGTGTCCATGGTTCTGGAAGTCACCTCCACCAAGCCCGAGATGGACCGCGAAGTCAAACGCCGCTGCTACGCCCGTGGCGGCATCCCGCTCTACCTGCTGATCGACCGGGACATGTCCGAGGTGAAGCTGCTCAGCGACCCACGAGACGACGACTACCGTCAGCGCTGCACCGTCCCCTTCGGCAAGCCACTTCCCCTCCCCGAGCCCTTCGCCTTCGACCTGGAGACGGCGGACTTCATCTGA
- a CDS encoding DUF6507 family protein, whose protein sequence is MTGWDIDPVGVRGVLETSGTHGKNLSEAGSAMQGNLEEAASAAGMITSQYGPYTSTVGVVGAALGEFLQQWSRDLLYIAERASRSLSGAAEATGHYVEGDLTLAANAQSEAAKEPKVELPGVDASAKGQ, encoded by the coding sequence GTGACGGGGTGGGACATAGACCCGGTCGGGGTGCGCGGTGTTCTGGAGACGTCGGGTACGCATGGGAAGAACCTGTCGGAGGCGGGTTCGGCGATGCAGGGCAACCTGGAGGAGGCCGCCTCGGCGGCGGGGATGATCACCAGTCAGTACGGGCCCTACACCAGCACCGTTGGCGTGGTGGGCGCGGCGCTGGGGGAGTTTCTGCAGCAGTGGAGCCGTGACCTGCTCTATATCGCCGAGCGGGCGTCCAGGTCGCTGAGTGGGGCTGCGGAGGCCACCGGGCATTATGTCGAGGGCGACCTGACTCTGGCGGCCAACGCACAGAGTGAAGCGGCCAAGGAACCAAAGGTCGAGCTGCCTGGTGTCGATGCGTCGGCCAAGGGTCAGTGA
- a CDS encoding DUF6907 domain-containing protein, translated as MKGKPHPADVHHQMYGAVASAEYTEAYEEYESWQVLCAHLAVSPDSTVSPAHRVPHVQVEVAADMYTRPMGPDQLAEFIETVAGQLEELRAMHPRLTAARAEWAARNDTTADAEAA; from the coding sequence ATGAAGGGCAAGCCCCACCCGGCCGACGTACACCACCAGATGTACGGCGCTGTGGCCTCTGCCGAATACACCGAGGCCTACGAGGAGTACGAGTCCTGGCAGGTGCTCTGCGCCCACCTCGCCGTAAGCCCGGACTCGACAGTCAGCCCGGCCCACCGAGTCCCGCACGTACAGGTCGAAGTAGCCGCCGACATGTACACCCGCCCGATGGGTCCGGACCAGCTGGCCGAGTTCATCGAAACGGTGGCCGGGCAGCTGGAAGAACTTCGCGCCATGCACCCCCGGCTCACCGCAGCCCGCGCCGAATGGGCCGCGCGGAACGACACGACGGCCGACGCAGAGGCCGCGTAA
- a CDS encoding MerR family transcriptional regulator: MRIGELAAAVGVTPRAVRHYHHLGLLPEPERRANGYRDYTLRHAVVLARIRRLTELGLGLAEVRDVLADDAGRELVEVLGELDEDLARQEAEVRERRARLRVLIEDARAGRLPAEGPVSPELAALFGKFGPAPHSPMAAKDREVFALLETTATPEVRGELIASLESMMAAPGAVERAHEAYALLDALADVAPDDPRVEEAARVLAGLVPPEMVPQDTGIDLEDGGGTGSFLRAFYADFAPAQAEAIRRTLRILTEDRP, encoded by the coding sequence ATGCGGATCGGAGAACTCGCCGCGGCCGTCGGGGTCACCCCGCGGGCCGTGCGGCATTACCACCATCTCGGGCTGTTGCCGGAGCCGGAGCGGCGGGCCAACGGGTATCGGGACTACACGTTGCGGCACGCGGTCGTGCTGGCGCGGATCCGGCGGCTGACGGAGCTGGGGCTCGGGCTGGCCGAGGTGCGGGATGTGCTCGCGGACGACGCGGGGCGTGAACTCGTCGAGGTGCTCGGGGAGTTGGACGAGGATCTGGCCCGGCAGGAGGCGGAGGTCCGGGAGCGGCGGGCGCGGTTGCGGGTCCTGATCGAGGACGCGCGTGCCGGGCGGCTTCCCGCCGAGGGGCCCGTGTCCCCCGAACTCGCCGCGCTCTTCGGGAAGTTCGGGCCCGCGCCGCACTCTCCGATGGCCGCCAAGGACCGGGAGGTGTTCGCCCTGCTGGAGACCACCGCGACGCCGGAGGTGCGGGGGGAGCTGATCGCCTCGCTGGAGAGCATGATGGCGGCCCCCGGCGCGGTGGAGCGGGCGCACGAGGCGTACGCGCTGCTCGACGCGCTCGCCGACGTCGCACCCGACGACCCCCGCGTGGAGGAGGCGGCTCGCGTACTGGCCGGCCTCGTCCCGCCGGAGATGGTCCCGCAGGACACCGGCATCGACCTCGAAGACGGCGGCGGCACCGGCAGCTTTCTGCGCGCCTTCTACGCCGACTTCGCGCCCGCCCAGGCGGAGGCCATCCGCCGCACGCTTCGGATCCTGACGGAGGACCGCCCATGA
- a CDS encoding DUF6177 family protein: MTKDVIALTPKMPDTRSLIAGLSAGGLDLGLTSTGDGGVLQLCTSVGRPLVSVEAPLLVHIPGEAERLLGPDVSAPPPPYWWTETRASTSVPEAEALAESLCGRLTTLLGGTVWPRAASTTRVVAIPQDQSADDAQEVVAPSAPTVPSVDVLTDSTAVVISDRPVLAFTTWLSDVLRTTSATNRALHLVTPLQARLTLPLRTALRGAPNRWVVQDPAGGYYDGLSGVPLAWQQGTFLPTGTTVAAAFTRHTEPTPERQLTLTFRTLHAPTADLVLGRGLETAWRHLTGSAPVGWSTAEPVNLPWSPRQLTDLARDRSPAPTHLVAIGAADPPSIATLRTARTKAGVAQDITLTLGYTSAADVPLDAIESLAAALVDEHGLVSMLTTLRAARADLTLTPRLEAPPIPVSFTLGVRDVNAIGLTHARRPPLALRPRQLGTHAHPALHYLLSDGTDSGAWTALQDLTTHLKAAPGAG; the protein is encoded by the coding sequence GTGACCAAAGACGTCATAGCCCTCACCCCGAAGATGCCGGACACCCGCTCCTTGATCGCCGGCCTCTCAGCAGGCGGCCTCGACCTGGGGCTGACCTCTACCGGTGACGGCGGCGTCCTTCAGCTGTGCACAAGCGTCGGCCGTCCGCTGGTCTCCGTCGAGGCGCCGCTCCTGGTCCACATACCCGGCGAAGCGGAACGCCTCCTCGGCCCCGATGTGTCAGCGCCACCGCCGCCGTACTGGTGGACCGAGACCCGCGCCTCGACCTCGGTACCCGAAGCAGAAGCTCTCGCTGAATCGTTGTGCGGACGCCTGACCACGCTGCTCGGCGGGACAGTCTGGCCACGCGCCGCAAGTACGACACGCGTGGTGGCCATCCCGCAGGACCAGTCGGCCGATGACGCACAGGAGGTCGTCGCCCCCTCCGCTCCCACCGTTCCCTCGGTCGACGTCCTGACCGACTCCACGGCGGTCGTCATCTCCGACCGCCCCGTCCTCGCCTTCACCACCTGGCTCTCCGACGTCCTGCGCACCACGAGCGCCACCAACCGAGCCCTGCACCTGGTCACCCCGCTCCAGGCCCGGCTCACTCTCCCCCTGCGCACGGCGCTGCGGGGCGCCCCCAACCGGTGGGTGGTCCAGGACCCGGCCGGCGGTTACTACGACGGCCTGTCCGGTGTCCCTCTTGCCTGGCAGCAGGGCACGTTCCTCCCGACCGGCACCACGGTCGCCGCCGCGTTCACCCGGCACACCGAGCCCACCCCGGAACGCCAGCTGACCCTCACGTTCCGCACGCTCCACGCCCCCACCGCCGACCTGGTCCTCGGCCGCGGCCTGGAGACCGCCTGGCGCCACCTGACGGGCTCGGCGCCGGTGGGGTGGAGCACGGCAGAGCCGGTCAACCTGCCGTGGTCACCGCGCCAGTTGACGGATCTGGCCCGCGACAGGTCACCTGCTCCGACCCACCTGGTCGCGATCGGCGCAGCGGATCCTCCGTCCATCGCCACACTCCGCACAGCGCGTACGAAGGCTGGCGTCGCCCAGGACATCACGCTCACCCTCGGATACACGTCCGCTGCGGACGTCCCTCTGGACGCCATCGAATCCCTCGCCGCCGCGCTGGTCGACGAGCACGGCCTGGTGTCGATGCTCACCACGCTCCGAGCAGCGCGCGCGGACCTGACGCTGACCCCGCGTCTGGAGGCCCCGCCCATCCCGGTGTCCTTCACCCTCGGCGTCCGAGACGTCAACGCCATCGGCCTCACCCACGCCCGACGACCACCCCTCGCCCTGCGCCCGCGACAACTCGGCACACACGCGCACCCCGCCCTGCACTACCTCCTGAGTGACGGAACCGACTCCGGCGCGTGGACCGCGCTCCAAGATCTCACCACCCACCTCAAGGCCGCTCCTGGAGCGGGGTGA
- a CDS encoding DUF6907 domain-containing protein — translation MSIIATTATESDEDFPARALQLADAPSMPRTEASLEPSDRQPCTVHPDWCTETGNHYDHFGTLHTVKGNDGRELLNAHLLDLSGSKPIIGLGDTDTTAAEARVKATELRRFADELETLADKVEVSASHEPSGTPQMTACPAGVSFCDGNPREHEDPREHLHHGPLTAMGAHRPYACQRRDGIMAFQLSQVDDETPGLDFVAGGDWPTLDLGEVDELISDMSAHLAKLRAARTQLACLVSGRTGETAAALDRTWMYATDTAPGTPSPARPGARRTTPLK, via the coding sequence GTGAGCATCATCGCGACAACAGCTACTGAGAGCGACGAGGACTTCCCCGCCAGGGCCCTCCAACTTGCCGACGCCCCCTCGATGCCCCGGACCGAGGCAAGCCTCGAGCCCAGTGACCGGCAGCCGTGCACTGTCCACCCGGACTGGTGCACAGAAACCGGCAACCACTACGACCACTTCGGAACCCTGCACACCGTCAAGGGCAATGACGGCCGGGAGCTGCTGAATGCGCACCTTCTGGATCTGTCTGGTTCGAAGCCGATCATCGGTCTGGGCGACACGGACACTACTGCGGCCGAGGCCCGCGTCAAGGCGACGGAGCTTCGCAGGTTCGCCGACGAGCTCGAGACCCTCGCGGACAAGGTGGAGGTCTCCGCCAGCCACGAGCCATCGGGCACTCCGCAGATGACCGCCTGCCCCGCCGGCGTCTCGTTCTGCGATGGAAACCCCAGGGAGCACGAGGACCCGCGCGAACACCTTCACCACGGCCCGCTAACCGCCATGGGTGCTCACCGCCCTTACGCCTGTCAGCGCAGGGACGGCATCATGGCGTTCCAATTGTCCCAGGTAGACGACGAAACGCCCGGCCTGGACTTCGTGGCCGGCGGCGACTGGCCGACGCTCGACCTCGGAGAGGTCGACGAACTGATCAGCGACATGAGCGCGCACCTGGCGAAGCTCCGGGCCGCACGTACGCAGCTCGCGTGCCTGGTATCCGGGCGGACCGGCGAGACGGCCGCAGCGCTTGACCGCACCTGGATGTACGCGACAGATACGGCACCCGGCACACCGTCACCTGCCCGTCCTGGTGCACGACGGACCACACCTTTGAAATGA
- a CDS encoding IS3 family transposase (programmed frameshift) encodes MARPSRYPLELRRRAVRMVAEVRDGYPTETAALQAVAEKLDIGSRETLRNWVKQHEIDGGQRPGMTTEESAQLKALKKENAELKRANEILKAAAKFLRGRARPATHTLVAFIDEHRDRFGGVEPICRTLTEHDCKIAPSTYYAHKKRLETPSARSVRDEELKERIQEVYTSNYRVYGARKIWRELNRQGHMVARCTIERLMRELGITGAVRGRKVITTITDPAAGRAPDLLDRDFVARAPNRCWVADFTHVAAWSGVVYVAFVVDTFSRRIVGWSASASKETQLVLDALEMALWQRDREDRRHTPGQLIHHSDAGSQYTSFRLAEHLDAAGIAASIGSVGDAYDNALMESTIGLYKTELIKPQRPWKSLSQVELATAEWADWYNHRRLHGEIGHVPPAEYEANHYKESTKPQVTTTI; translated from the exons ATGGCACGACCTTCCCGTTACCCGCTTGAGCTCCGCCGTCGTGCGGTGCGCATGGTCGCCGAGGTGCGCGACGGCTATCCGACCGAGACGGCCGCCTTGCAGGCGGTGGCAGAGAAGCTCGACATCGGCTCGCGCGAGACGCTGCGGAACTGGGTGAAGCAGCACGAGATCGACGGTGGCCAGCGTCCGGGGATGACGACGGAGGAGTCCGCCCAGCTCAAGGCGTTGAAGAAGGAGAACGCCGAACTCAAGCGGGCCAACGAGATCCTGAAGGCCGCGGCGA AGTTTCTTCGCGGCCGAGCTCGACCGGCCACACACACGCTCGTAGCGTTCATCGACGAGCACCGGGACCGCTTCGGCGGCGTCGAGCCGATCTGCAGGACGCTCACCGAGCACGACTGCAAGATCGCCCCTTCCACGTATTACGCCCACAAGAAACGCCTTGAAACTCCCTCCGCCCGTTCCGTGCGCGATGAGGAACTCAAAGAACGGATCCAGGAGGTCTACACGTCCAACTACCGTGTCTACGGGGCCCGGAAGATATGGCGCGAGCTGAACCGGCAGGGACATATGGTGGCCCGCTGCACCATCGAGCGTCTGATGCGCGAACTCGGCATCACCGGCGCCGTCCGCGGCAGGAAGGTGATCACGACGATCACCGATCCGGCCGCCGGGCGGGCCCCGGACCTTCTCGACCGCGACTTCGTCGCCCGTGCCCCGAACCGCTGCTGGGTCGCCGACTTCACGCATGTCGCCGCCTGGAGCGGTGTCGTCTACGTCGCCTTCGTCGTGGACACGTTCTCCCGGCGCATCGTCGGCTGGTCCGCCTCCGCCTCCAAGGAGACCCAACTCGTCCTGGATGCACTGGAGATGGCCCTGTGGCAGCGTGACCGCGAGGACCGCCGGCACACTCCGGGGCAGCTGATCCACCACTCCGATGCCGGGTCGCAGTACACGTCGTTCCGCCTCGCCGAACACCTCGACGCGGCCGGCATCGCGGCGAGTATTGGATCAGTCGGGGATGCGTACGACAACGCCCTGATGGAGTCGACGATCGGCCTGTACAAGACCGAGCTGATCAAACCCCAGCGTCCCTGGAAGTCGCTCTCCCAGGTCGAGTTGGCCACCGCCGAGTGGGCCGACTGGTACAACCACCGCCGACTCCACGGTGAGATAGGCCACGTTCCACCCGCCGAGTACGAGGCCAATCACTACAAGGAATCCACGAAACCCCAGGTCACAACCACAATCTGA